The region GCTTGAAcctaatttcattattattgagGAAAAAAGCTTTTTGATGAAATACATGGGACACCATAAACCAACAAAGACTTGATGAATAGCAATACATATAACAAAACAAGCAATTTCTGGAGGAAAATTCGTATatagataattaaaaattaattttgaatcgaGGTTAGTCCAACTACAATTTAGATCTATCAACTTGAAGAGTTCGGATGGCATCAAATATTACTTTCGGGCATCAAACTTAATCCTTTATTGTTCGGAATTCTCAGTTGAAGTTCTTCTTCGGTTTTGAATCCTAGGCATCTGATTAAGGAAGGCAAGCATCCTGATCATAAATGCGGCAGGTACTGTTATTGTGTCTTTAGTTTCTTCCAACATAATGGCATTTCTAGCAATAATCTGCaattaaatttgattttctcTATTTAACAAAGTATTACAAGCAAGAGGCAATACTTAATagtcattatacagggtgatttattacATCACTGATAAACTTTGCCATATGAAAGGTCATGTAATTCAGACAAAAAACATTATGGAAACATGTAtccaatttcaattatttgggaaaaaaatggattcaaaaagttcattcatgtttattgatatgattttttaataacaaaaaaatatgcttaGAAGTAAGCGTAAATATACGTGTTAGTTCATTGTAAGTAGTTAATGAATAAACAAGAGTTGAAGAACActcgacttcacgtcagtgctttccttaattcttttcatctcgatcgataAGGCAgcttcaaaattaataaaaaaaaaaaaaaaaattcgaacgggcatatttacggaacctatTATCGATTTGTGCCTTTTAACGAACTCAACCATGGCATTCTACACCTTttccaattgtaattcagaaagcgTAAAATATAATTTAGAAAAgccaattgaatttcagaagatggaaATTGTAAATCAGAATAGGAAGTTGTTATTCAGAATAGGGAAATTAAAAGCCAGAAAAAGAACTTTATATTCAAAAACGATAAATTGGAATTGAGATTTGATAATTTGGAATTCAGAAataggaaattgtaattcagaattggtTACATGTACTTAAGaactaataaaaataaatagagatttttaaattattattactgaatCGGGATCTTTGCAGCTCTGTTAGACTTCCAGGAACTGTGATccaattgatcttttgttcttaaacCTTCCTTTTCATACAAACCCAAAAATGCCGTCGACATCTTTAAAAGCCTTGGCTGTTACTTCATGAGTATCCGGGGCTGAAtttcccatatgagtggttcttaggccagtcaacaCCAAACATTTGTAGAGAaggtgttcggctgtttctacctcctttccataGAGCCTGCAAATCCCATCTGCtggcggtacaaaaggtatttgcaccgacagtgtcctgtcaacagtcccaccattacccgaagctctgctTGTGGCCGATTCAAAAGATTCgctcggtgaaagcaccacaaactTTTTTGCCtgagtgtttctccagagggttaatctattgtcccactcccattACTGGATTGCTGCCTCATactggtcttttccaagcccacaaaaAGGCTCAGGCCCAACGGGTGTTTGCCTTGACGATCTTTTCGCAAGTTCAttggctttttcgtttccttcaatacaaCAATGCCCCAGTAGACATATCTATGTAATACCTGTGTCGAATATTGTACCTCACATTCGGTACTGTTctgaattcatttatttatttatttctttattcttgacctctaatacagtacaagtactggtaCCAAGACCTATTTaccaatatacaaaaaataatcataaaatactataaaatattcaaaacaacaacaaagttaaactaaacaaaataaatctttcaggtacaacttaagcttaatattaaggtttttttagttcttatatactttattCCTTCTGGTGTCTGGTTAAATGCTTCTATTGCTCGGTAAATTGGGGAGTCCTGGGCTTTCCTTGTAAACCTGAGTTTACTTCTGATGGTACCTCTATCTCGGGTGTTATGAGTATGTACATCCTGTACTAGtgtaaatctataatttgacTTAATATAATTGTTCGTCATGCCATGTATCAGTTTAACTTGTTCCAATTTCTTTAGGTTATGAATGTCCAAAAGTTTAGTGTCCTTATTTAATATTGATGTAGGAGTTAACATGCTATAGTTGaacaatatttttatagttCTATTTTGGAACACTTGTAGCCttgttaataatgtatttgaTGCATTTCCCCAACAATTAATGAGGTACGTACCTCAGTCTGGAGAAGATCAAGCTGTGGTAGATCATTTTTTTGTGTtgtctactgaacacaaatgagcATCTTCTCAGTGAACCCACCACAGGAGTTACCCTACGTATCATGTGTTTTTcctaattcaatttttcatcaatatacaaCCCTAGATATTTGTGGTGTTTCACATGATCAAGTGAAATATCATCAAACTTGACTTGCATTTCATGGAATGGCTTGTTCTTCTGCCTTATACACATATATACAGTCTTATCTACATTTATGCTCAGTCTGTTACAACTCAGCCAGTCAGAATAATAAAGCAGATCAGCATTGATAGTCAATTCCAGTTCCTCCAAAGATCTTCCTGAGTACACCAGGACAGTATCATCCACAAAAGAGAAATATCTTGATCTCGAACCCATCAGATGTACATAGAGCAAATACAGCAGTGGGCCCAATACTGAACCCTGAGGGACACCCATGTTAACTGTGCGCCTTTTACTTCTTTTACTAGTATAAAGAATTCGATTTTTCAGGTATGTTTCAAGAAGTCTATAAGCTGTCCCTTGAAATCCCATCCTGGACAACTTCCTCAAAAGTATATCTATATTCACAGTATCAAACGCCTTTTGCAAGTCTATAAAAACCAGTACAACATAATTACCCTTGTTAATTTCAGCAGAGACGAATTCTAGCAGATCAACTGCAGCACTTGATGTACTACTTCCTTCCTGGAACCTATACTGATACTTGTCAAATCCAAATGTAGCATTcacataatttttaattcttgtctTCATGGTTCtttcaatgatttttgaaaaaatgatgagTACTGATATAGGCCTATAATTGGTTATTATTTGTCTTGAACCATTTTTGTGCAATGGAATTATTTTCGCGATTTATATATTACATTATATCAAATTGAACCGATAAcctctgaaatacaattttccctttctgaaatataatttgctGTTTCTGAGAATTCAATTCACTATTCTGAATCACAACTtggtttttctgaatttcaatatcgtttttctgaaatccaattttccttttctgaattaTACTTTCTTAATCTGAAATACTTGTtcctttttctgaaattgaactttgattttCTAAACTAAAATTGAAAAAGGTGTAGATCCGAACCTATCCtgtaaatttcaagttttttagaCCCTTCTGTCGAGATTTATCGTGTTTGAGACCGgaccggacggacagaattgaattggaCCCAGAATTCATCATCAGTATGTCGAATCTTATCGTTCGAGACAATTATCGAaccaaaattccaaaattatagacattgtgacgaaaataGCGATTAGTCTAATACCACTCACCTCATCTGCTAATTGGGAATTAAATTCAGGTTCTTCTCGTAGTGGCGCCCATAATTTAACGTCATGGTCTATTCCACTGGTTGCTAACAGTGGAAGCGTTGGATGGGGTTGCAGACAATTCACCACGTGATGATCACCTTGCATTATCATTTTAAGTTCGCCTGTATCTTTTTCCCATACAAAAATATGGCCGCAATCTGATCCTGACATAACGTACTTATTGCCCCAAAAGGCGGCTTCTTTAATCATCGtccttgaaaaaaaatcccATATTAGAAACGCAAAAAGTTTAAAACAGATTATTATATGTAACCAGAGcagaattatattattattgttatttttatgtatattttttttatgaaagatttcatatgactgaaaatgaaaataaagcatACAAAGCAAAATCTACAAACTAGTATAGAGAATATATCATTATGTAGCATCAATTAGAGAAAGATTTCCACAAGAAGGCCTGGAAAATTCAAAGATGTATTTACAAGATAACTGCTTGAACAGTTATTTATAATTCAAGTGCAGAagtcattgatattcttccatgagTTCAAAACGAATGTTAGATTAAGCCTTATGtattatacatatttttttctaactccctgcatttttattggaatacatatttccataaatatcgtttagtgatttttgcattggaaaatgttggttgacagaACTGTTTATCGtatctaagatgtctaaaaacatggtgaatgcactcgtcaatttttgaatggaatgacattcgaccaaattgaaaatattaattttatttcgtggtggcgccgcaatgtcattcctttcatttcgatctatttcctttgattttgacaggatacatcaattaaaacccgatcctagccaatcagaagcttaaactaatattctcaaaattggcaaaacaaaagttaatcagtccatacaccaggtttttagacatcttaatcgtatcacaaatttgacagaaaatatataaattcgTGACAGGAAAGtttcgagtaccaacatataataatgaaatataaccatgaaatctgtgtggaACTGAAATATTACCGCACGATATAGTTCTTGTAATgctgtatttttcattttttccaagTGGTATTATGAGTTAACCTTCTTTTCTTGTCTGTTTCTGGTCTGAATTTCTCTTAGATATCTGACATTATTATACCATCCATTTTTTGAGGCTCTTCCAGtactaatttcaaaactacaaatCTTgacatttttcacaatttttttggggtatttttatttttttgagagCTTAATATCACATTTTCTGTATCAATTTCACAAGCAACATAACATAAagtgaaattacaaaaaagaaCATTATTATGACACTGTCCTTGAAAGGTACCTGATTCCAAGAAATGCTaaataatgagaaatatttcaaatcatttcatataaaataaacatttcacAATAGCTGAAGCTATATCTATGTGAAATTAGAATAAACAAAAACACTGTAAAAAAGTGTAAAAAGATATTAACAAGAAACAAAGTATCCAATAAGACTATCTGTAAGTTAGAAAGGCTTTTAAATGTATTCAATTTGCTcccaaaataattaaaaactatacttaatgaatttactgaaaaaaaaagttaaaaaaactGACTTTCTGGTAGAAATTGAAATGCTATTAGTAGAATTCAAATAATATTACATTATGTCATATTTTGTGGTCacttctattttattttgtatagtAAACTAAGTTTTATCTTCAATAAGTTTTCAAACTGGACATTAATTTTGAgtttataaattaataaatacctGGCATTTCTATGTCCTGTGTATTTCATCTTCAGCTCTGCTTGATAAGTATTATTATAATCATCCATATCGTGAAATGTACCATAATCGCCGATCTAAAACAATAATCAAcgaggaaaaataaataaatggaatATGTAATACATATTTCTGAATAACATGTATAcagtttttcaaattgaatcaaattGACTTCAGTTTCGAATAGGCATTTAATGACAACCTCACAGAGTTTTAAGAACGATATGGGTATTTTTTCTTTGCatttaatattttcttgagAATTTCGGCATTGGAATTGActtctgaaaaaatgtattcgcgtgaacaaaaaatatacatCATTCCTACAAAGTACTAACTCACAATTTCGATCATCTAAACTGAATCATTAAGAACACGTGTACCATTTTTTGCTTGAAGAGATGTTGAAAAGGGAATAGTTTAAATGATCGCATCTACTAACAATTTTAAACCTCtccaagaaaaatatcgaaaaaacacgtgGAAAGAATGACGTGAATGAAGTCAAGGGATTTTGatcgctcgttcattcattttCGGCAATTGCactcttggagaccacaaaTAGTCAAATAGCCTTTTTTTGTGCATTTGACAAGTTTAAAAAGTGGAATATTCGAAACTGAATGTAAATAACAAAATAACTCACCTCATCATCATAATCCGAATCTTCTGATAAAGCTGTagatgaaatattggatttggAACTTTTATAATTAGGTGTCTTATTATTACAGTTCAAACTTATTGTTGATTGTGATGTACTTTGACTAGAATATTTCAAGCTGAAAAGAAACAATGAGCAATaattattgattaatttcataatttggaATAGACACAAGAAAAGTTGAGAAATTATTGCATATGAATCTATCAtcaaacaagaaacatttttaacaaaaaTACATATCAAAAAATCGTGCATTCAATCCTTTGATTTTCAACCTTCAATTTCATGGATCAGATTGAACTAGAAGAAGAAAACACTAAACCTACTTCTTggtttataatgaaattttcacaattttttgaaaggaattaaaaaatcgagaaaaaaaacaTCTACCCAcacaaaataattcaatatgttGGTATGTACTTCATAAAGTGTTATGGTACGCTTATTCTGAAACATTTTGGATAGGAGTTTCTAACGCGGCGTGTAGAAATCGTTAcgtaaagaaaaatttttcccCTGGTCGacttttcttctttctttctgtttttttctaatattttatataaattataaCTTTGACGCATTTACAAAAATGTATGCAAATTGTATTatattccatattttttttgtaaataaaccTTATTCTATTATCTTGCTCATCCCAATTGGCAACATGGTGCTATTCCGTAGGGACCTATTTGTTTCTATCCCGACTCTTCTAGAACTCTGTGTGAAGACAGAAAATTATAGTTAGGAGAACACAGCTAATGGTTAGACAGTCCTCCCCGATCAGAAAATTTCTTTCCCAGCTCGGGACTATATGGCAACATCGACTGCTGATTAAATAGATAGAACAAGATATCAAATCAGTTACGTTGATTAGGTAAACAAAGATAGCTATAATTTGATCAGTTTAGAGTAGATGCCAACGACAGAAGAGCATAGACTTTATACCTGCCATATAATTTTTCCGCATTGTATAGGTTGTGCAAGCTATCCACAAGACGCTGTTGTCACTTTGTGCAGCCGTAACGAAACGATTCAACCTTTTTTGAAAACTGACTTCAAATAGTATCtacatgaatttaaaaaaaaatcatgaatgaaacccataataattcaattcaaatttgcaGTAATAACCCAAATTGAGGAGAATTTCTCATATCATTCTGATACATGCCGATTGAGCCTTCCGAAGTATTATTAAAAAATGACATCAATGATGATGATTTGTTGTGGGGAATAATTGCCCACtcatgcttcctctatctatgtttatttccaAGCAATTCTCCGCAAATAAGAAGCCACTACCTGACTGAAGGTTCAGATCCATGGTGTTCAATGAAATCCTGTCTGAGGTTTCTCAAGACGTTCAAATTGTTATGGAGGTCTCTAGAAACAGCGGATGAATCACTGTCGGAAGAAGTAGAGGGCTGGCTCAAACTCTGCTGCCCGGACGATGTAGATACTCCATGTGATATGGGCAATCTGAATTTGCATATTCGGATATCAGTTAAAAAATTctaatttaatttgatttcttTCAAGCCTCCCTCAAAGTTAACAATTAGATCTAATTAGAAGCAATTTTGCAATTTATTAATTTCCAATGATTTTAATATGAAGCTCATGTATGATGACCTTGATTATATGTCATTAttttatacagagtgagttttgAGTATCCAATGCCTCAATTATCCCAGCAACGAATCGCAcgctttttattgattttttgttcaaAGATTTTGTTATGGGGGGTAGAAATTACGAGAATAATCTTTTCGTTTCAAAAGTGTCTGTTGAAATGATCTAAATTGGTGTCGCTAGTGTAGTTAGAGGGTGAATTTCATAGGAAACGTCAAAAAGTACTGGTAGAGATAAAGCAAGAAGTAAACAAGGATGAAATTGTATTCGTCTTCTTGGGTTGGTTACCCGTTGGCTGTACTAGGGACATTGTGGAGAATTTTTGAACCCTTATTTACCCTACTCCGCTGGACACTCTTTCAACAGTTCTACCAGTTTTACCAAGAGATTATTCTCCTTGCCTCTATCCTCCATAGATCTTGTGATATGACCGATATAATGGTGCtatttacattgttgtcagaACTTTCCTTTTCCGGAATAATAAGgaactttattatttcaaacggatcacctgtatattttttgacatttgaaatgagatactgaatatttttttatggttccCTATACGTAAATAACATAATTTCGGAGTTATAGCTCCATTTACATTATCTTTGCCGAAGTTAAAATAATACATTTAGATGGCTATGATAAACTcgtttcatttgaataatcttaggcgtttgtttcatgttttttcACATTTGAGTAGTAGAAAAATTAGGAATTCTGCCCATATCACCATACCCTAATATCATTAATATCTCAATTCATTAGTATTCAGATATACGATCCATTGTGactccaaaattataatcctaaacaatattcagtatttcttaaatatttcaaaaggcaaaaaatatatagggagatccatttgaaataactaAGTTCAATATTATCCCAGAAAAAGgaaagatctgacaacaatgtGAATACAACCATTATATCGGTCATATCACAAAAtccttgcacaccaaaatctataaTAATCGTGCAATCCATTTCCGAGATAATTGAGGCGTTCCATATAATTAACACCTACTCACACTGTATAGAATAACCATGCCAAGCTTAGTGTAAAATTTCTCGCGTCATCAGAATGATAGAAAGTTAAAGcagattatttgaaaaaaaatactcaatatttctgtgatgGCAGATGCgatcgagttgagattttgtgtgTATAATTAGTATAACAATTTTAAGCCTCTTGCGAATTTTCATGCTTGTAGCGTTAACAGtatttgaaaaagttcaagaagaatatcgattaGAAAAactaggaaagcactgacgtacAGCTCAAAAGCTTTTAAGCGCTTGTTCATGCGTCTTTGGAAACCACATACAGTACTGGCAACGATTTAGCTCGATACTGTAGGTATCCACTAGGAATGTGTCGTTCACGAACGAACGGATCAAAAGACCCGGGTCTTCAAAACGAATGGTTCGATCGGGTCGTCTCGCTGaaaatgattcgttcgttcgaacCGATCCAGATGAGTCAAACTTTCACgttcagttcattcaatctgtggATCTTTTAGGTCCCAAAGACCGAAAGATCGAATGATCCATGGAATGGTTCGTTATTCTAGTCTAGGTAGACTATTTCGGATGGGTTGACCGCAAAGAAACATCTGGTAGTAATAAAATACATCCATTTCGCAGATGAATCATCGGCTCGGCAGTCGGCACCCGgttttgaacaaaaatgatagataGTAACTGTCTGTAATGGCTCCCTCTCATGATTATTACCAATTATGATATCTTGAAAATGTGTTAAtgtatattgtttattatttttcgataaaaaccTTAACTTGACCAGGTAAAGAAAAGAAGGAACGAAAGAACCAGATCTACGGATCTTTGAATCATGCGCAAATCGTGCATGGTTCGATCTGAGCTAGTGAGCTGAAAAGAACCATTGGGTCAATTGAACGGGTCTTTTGAACCGGGTCGTCAGAGCTATTGATCTGGTTCGACCCGGGtcgtcgaaattgaacgaaccaCACATCCCTAGTATCCACTACCAGGAGCAAAGATGAGATTCCATTAGTAGATGCGGGCATCTCTTCACCATATACGATATGATGGAATTTGATAATAGTGTACACATTGATTTCTCTAGAAATGTAccaactacactgcgcaaaaaaattaacgcacattatggaaatctcaaatttattctacaactgaagatgttctcaatgataataatttttatccgaattatgcatgcatatgttatccactttcaacgtttttcttcaatacagatgttttttcccagcaggaataaaaaaagatgagattatcagattttgaatgtattgactccattctgaaatcagttgttctcgatcaattctagtgatcaatagtttttctttcatttgattttctaaactcgatcgctatgcaaagcgagacacgcaatttgacccaagaggaatgtgcccaagcggtagttttgcgagaagaagggtggacctacacaagaattgcagaaaggtttggattttcccatacaagtgtgtccagaatgttgcagcgattcagggagacaggtatgaatgtccgaagaccaggacagggtagaccacaggtaacaactgccattcaagaacgttacttgagagtttctccgttgagacaacggtttgcaaccactcgcctccttcaaaatcagcttgagcaaactcatggggtgcaaattagcactcagacaataagaaatcgtctcagagaatatgatttaaggcccaGCTCTTAGCCCACCCCATCGacgggcgcgtttggattttgcgagagtgcatatccattgggaagaggctgattgggaaagagttctcttcacagattcTGCCTCttccattgtgatcgacgtttccttgtatacagacgtccacatgaaagatatgctcagtgcaatttcctgaatactactggtttcgggggaggatcgattatggtatgagGTGAAATATATTTGACTCCTCGCACTGACCTAGTGGtcattgataatggagctatgaatgctgataggtatataaggaacattcttgaagagcatgtagtgccatttgccccatacattggtgaaaatttcatttttatggacgataatgccagaccccatcgtgcgcgcatcgttcaggagtaccttgaagaggttgaagtctctcgaatggaatggccagcaagaagtccagatctcaatccgattgagcaggtttgggacaacctcaatagaaggctgagaagttcataaaatcatccagctactcttaattacttaggaatccaactcagagaaatctgggaaggattagatcagaacattttaagatcactcattttgagtatgaaccgtcgttgccgagctgtaattaatgcaaggggtggaaataccaagtattaaatcactcatcatcattccagtattttgaaaattgtttatttctcttctttcacataagattcggtgaaatcctgaatttttcttccatttaatgtgtcttgtttagttcaaaaccttcccgagagaacataaaaaataagttataaggtcaatgtagagttaactttcattaaaattgagattttcagaatgtgcgttaatttttttgcgcagtgtatttctttttttaaatatcaaaatgataaTAATCCGTATATTTTTTGTAACCTGACGTAATTACGATTATAATTCCAATAAATTTATTCGTCTATATACAACTGGATTTTTGGGaaagatgaaaaatattcaaaactgccTAAACAGACGGAAAGAGTATGATGCTAACAACAGAGACGAAGATTTCCAGAGGTTGGGGATAACTTTCCCCTTCTTTCTAATTGGAATTTCACTGTTTGTGGAAGAGACTTTTGGCATTCTGTATGCATTTCTTTCAAACACATTGCTATTACATCCTAAGATACTGACTTACTAGCACTATACATACAGTTATTTAATTTCTAAAGGcgaatgaatgaacaagcgctcaaaattTCCTGATTTTACTTCAACgaattcctcatttttttaatgGGTTATTAGTAAAAGCCCGTTAGCCAGAAGTATTACACAAACATTACTTACGTTTCAGTGGCATCTGAAGGACTTGATGTGTTGTCAGAATTAGAAACTTGATTTCTTCCATCGTCTTCAAGTGATAAATTTGGATTTGTTTCATCTGGATTGTCAGTAAGTCTTTGCACACTTTCCGGATCTAAAGCTTCCTCTCCAATACCACTAAGAGTAGCTCTAGTGACAGGATCGTTAAGCATTCTTGATAAAACTTCAGTCATACTCCTCATCAGTGTACCTTGTAAATGTGGTCTAGCTTGTCCTAAAATgataatattcgaataatcatgttGAGAAAAAAAAAGCAAAAGCAGAGacgttttcattattttctcaaaGGTTTTCTTTTTTAAAGGTTATGGGTCATTGAGGATCAATGACAAGTTATAGAAATATGGGTTGACGTCAGTTTGAAATTATGTTGGCTGATGATCATTCATATTTTTAACAAGGTGTGGGACTACAATTGGTGTACAAAaatgttgtttctttttttACCCTATTAGCCATTTTGCCGAAggacattttttaaatattcaatggTGTTTATATTAGATTTTCACTGTCAGTcataatcagaaaaaattactcaCCCACAAAATTTCCACCTTCTCTTTCGGGCCTTGCGTTAGGTCCAGTGTCTGACCAATCACCTCTCAAACGAAGCCTCCTTACGCGTGCCCTTGTACTTCCagattttttctttaataaaaatgaatttaccCCCCTATCATCAGCTATTCCACTAACAACTTTCTGTTCATAGTGTTTTCGACTCAGGGTCTGAAATGTATAAAAATCAACATATTATAGAACTCGGCACTATCAAAATTTAATATTGAATTGTATGAAACTGTttgacatttttcaatttctgggCTGCATTGTCTTTGCTAGACCAAAAAAGATATCtagaaatatctgaaaatgtcTTTTATTATATCCCCCGAGCGTATAACTGCAATTATAATATAGTTATTAAATTGCAGCAAAACTATCGGGTTGGACCAATATAACCAAGGGTTAAGTGAATTTCATAATTACCTCAATATGAAAAACGTTTGATTGGCAACTCAATCAAGTTTTCACCCTTAAGAGATGGAAGTACAACAAAATACAAAAGATTGTCTATTTTGTGCTTCCTTCAgcaaacataaataaaacacactttcattcagaatatcgattaaattttcatttcaataaaaccTGGACATTGTCATTATGTGTAGAATATAACATCATTTAAATGTTCTCCGCAAGATTTCTTACAGAACTGGATCCTTGAGTTGTGGggtaattttcgatgaatcGCATATTTCGGGCAATGCGTATAACCGATAACTTGAAAgatccaaaaaaaatccaaagacgataaatcacaagatcttggtggccaattaaCATCGCCATCAACAGGTAGTGTTGTGTGGCTTGTTgcaccatcttgctggaaccacaaTTCTTTCAATTCCATATCACTTATTTCAggccagaaaaaaaatcgtaattaTTAGGCTATAGCGATGAGAATTGACGTTTTGAGTGATaccttcattttcaaagaagtacggTCCAATCACTTCACCAGATCAAATTGTTCACCATACAGTGACTTTGGATGTAATGGTCTCAGTAGTTACATGAAGATTTTCACTGTCTCATATGcgacaattttgcttgtttacaTAGCCTTTGAGTGAAAAATTTCGTTGGTGAAGAAAATTCAATGCGAAAAATTGTCATCCCAACGCTATTGTTCAAGCATTATGGTCTCTGCATTCTATGGTCAACTGGCTTTTTTTCTTGAAGCTTGTAAGGagatgcaaaatacgccatagTGTGCCGTAAAAGAGgtccaaatgttgtgcgcgccgaAGAATGGATAATTTTGGA is a window of Harmonia axyridis chromosome 2, icHarAxyr1.1, whole genome shotgun sequence DNA encoding:
- the LOC123672741 gene encoding DDB1- and CUL4-associated factor 6-like isoform X1 yields the protein MMNMKRKSVFQDIYYQPYRSKYFKNDFNLKDDENFLQRLDILKNLQVHQGCVNTICWNSTGEYILSGSDDQHLAITNGHDYKFMDRFRTKHSANIFCAKFLPSTNDKQIVSCSGDGVILHTDLNRIKDPETHSFSCHSGTTYELVTVPLDPHIFFSCGEDGTVRSFDLRTQTSCYETRCKANVIISSKRAVTALAINPTNINQMAVGCLDSAVRLFDRRLLKPITRGNPSSDPYCIFKAPDLEEPPYRITCLNYSDDGTEILVSYSSDHLYLFNLKTLSRKHYEQKVVSGIADDRGVNSFLLKKKSGSTRARVRRLRLRGDWSDTGPNARPEREGGNFVGQARPHLQGTLMRSMTEVLSRMLNDPVTRATLSGIGEEALDPESVQRLTDNPDETNPNLSLEDDGRNQVSNSDNTSSPSDATETLPISHGVSTSSGQQSLSQPSTSSDSDSSAVSRDLHNNLNVLRNLRQDFIEHHGSEPSVSLKYSSQSTSQSTISLNCNNKTPNYKSSKSNISSTALSEDSDYDDEIGDYGTFHDMDDYNNTYQAELKMKYTGHRNARTMIKEAAFWGNKYVMSGSDCGHIFVWEKDTGELKMIMQGDHHVVNCLQPHPTLPLLATSGIDHDVKLWAPLREEPEFNSQLADEIIARNAIMLEETKDTITVPAAFMIRMLAFLNQMPRIQNRRRTSTENSEQ
- the LOC123672741 gene encoding DDB1- and CUL4-associated factor 6-like isoform X2, with translation MMNMKRKSVFQDIYYQPYRSKYFKNDFNLKDDENFLQRLDILKNLQVHQGCVNTICWNSTGEYILSGSDDQHLAITNGHDYKFMDRFRTKHSANIFCAKFLPSTNDKQIVSCSGDGVILHTDLNRIKDPETHSFSCHSGTTYELVTVPLDPHIFFSCGEDGTVRSFDLRTQTSCYETRCKANVIISSKRAVTALAINPTNINQMAVGCLDSAVRLFDRRLLKPITRGNPSSDPYCIFKAPDLEEPPYRITCLNYSDDGTEILVSYSSDHLYLFNLKTLSRKHYEQKVVSGIADDRGVNSFLLKKKSGSTRARVRRLRLRGDWSDTGPNARPEREGGNFVGQARPHLQGTLMRSMTEVLSRMLNDPVTRATLSGIGEEALDPESVQRLTDNPDETNPNLSLEDDGRNQVSNSDNTSSPSDATETLKYSSQSTSQSTISLNCNNKTPNYKSSKSNISSTALSEDSDYDDEIGDYGTFHDMDDYNNTYQAELKMKYTGHRNARTMIKEAAFWGNKYVMSGSDCGHIFVWEKDTGELKMIMQGDHHVVNCLQPHPTLPLLATSGIDHDVKLWAPLREEPEFNSQLADEIIARNAIMLEETKDTITVPAAFMIRMLAFLNQMPRIQNRRRTSTENSEQ